From Scleropages formosus chromosome 9, fSclFor1.1, whole genome shotgun sequence, one genomic window encodes:
- the LOC114911282 gene encoding receptor-type tyrosine-protein phosphatase C-like, with amino-acid sequence MDRETEIFEDFVVKISTEDHFPDYVIRHLTITNKREKSLEREVTHIQFTSWPDHGVPGEPHLLLKLRRRVNAFKNLFSGPIVVHCSAGVGRTGTYIGIDAMMEGLEAEGRMDIYGYVVKLRRQRCLMVQVEAQYILIHQALIEYTQFGETEIHLSELHSTLNTLKQKDLGSETTLLEMEFQRLPKYKNWRTCNTATSEENKKKNRYSRLVPFDYNRVLVKLEDEASRESDQEDEDYSTDEDDEDFTKYINASYIDGYWGPRCLIAAQGPLPDTRADFWQMIFQKKAKALVMLTDCMENGKEFCSPYWGDEKMVFEDIEVEMKDSNSCPAYETRCIEIRHTKRKESRKVYQYHFPRWTEQHLPETPGDLVDMIKSMKQKFEYDKMRPERNMPVVVHCNDGSTRTGLFCALWNVLESADTEKLMDIFQVVKALRKERPGMMLSFEQYQFLYNAVEQTYPTQNGEVKQNHAAGAAHVVDETEEAKKGQPEESAAGGIQEGDTNPKASEQAEQGVPSAGARTEGGGKAESQAGEGAVAEPTTTSEDTKTSPEAEGVANGPDVIVEL; translated from the exons atggacagagagacagagatttTTGAAGACTTTGTGGTGAAAATCAGCACAGAAGACCATTTCCCGGATTACGTCATTCGACACCTCACCATTACCAAC AAGCGGGAGAAGAGCTTGGAGAGAGAAGTGACCCACATCCAGTTCACCAGCTGGCCTGACCACGGGGTTCCTGGCGAGCCGCACCTTCTCCTCAAGCTGAGACGTCGTGTCAACGCTTTCAAAAACCTCTTTAGCGGGCCGATAGTAGTCCACTGCAG CGCCGGAGTGGGACGCACGGGTACCTATATCGGAATCGACGCCATGATGGAGGGTCTGGAGGCAGAGGGAAGGATGGATATTTACGGATATGTGGTCAAACTTCGTCGCCAGCGATGCCTCATGGTGCAAGTAGAG GCCCAGTACATCCTCATCCACCAGGCTCTGATAGAGTACACCCAGTTTGGGGAGACGGAGATCCACCTGTCAGAGCTGCACTCCACCCTCAACACCTTGAAGCAGAAGGATCTAGGCTCTGAGACGACCCTTCTGGAGATGGAGTTCCAG AGACTACCAAAGTACAAAAATTGGAGGACTTGCAACACAGCAACAAGCGAggagaacaagaagaaaaaccGTTATTCCAGACTTGTCCCAT ttgacTACAACAGAGTTCTCGTGAAACTCGAGGATGAGGCTAGCCGTGAGAGTGACCAGGAGGATGAGGATTATTCAACAGACGAAGATGATGAAGACTTCACCAAATACATCAACGCCTCATACATAGAC GGTTACTGGGGTCCCAGATGTCTAATTGCTGCTCAGGGACCTCTTCCAGACACCAGAGCAGACTTCTGGCAAATGATATTCCAGAAGAAGGCCAAAGCACTTGTCATGCTTACAGACTGCATGGAAAATGGCAAG GAGTTCTGCTCACCATATTGGGGCGATGAGAAAATGGTCTTCGAGGACATTGAGGTGGAAATGAAAGACAGCAACAGCTGCCCTGCATATGAAACCCGGTGCATCGAAATACGACACACGAAG AGGAAAGAGAGCCGCAAAGTGTATCAGTATCATTTCCCGAGGTGGACTGAGCAGCACCTTCCGGAGACCCCCGGAGACCTGGTGGACATGATAAAGAGCATGAAGCAGAAGTTTGAGTATGACAAAATGAGGCCCGAGAGGAACATGCCAGTCGTGGTTCACTGCAA TGATGGATCAACACGGACCGGTCTCTTCTGCGCACTCTGGAACGTTCTGGAGAGTGCTGACACGGAGAAGCTGATGGACATCTTCCAGGTGGTCAAGGCTCTGCGTAAGGAGAGGCCGGGGATGATGCTCAGCTTT gAGCAGTACCAGTTCCTGTACAACGCGGTGGAGCAAACGTACCCCACCCAGAACGGCGAGGTGAAGCAGAACCACGCCGCAGGAGCTGCGCATGTGGTAGACGAGACCGAGGAGGCCAAGAAGGGCCAACCGGAGGAGAGCGCTGccggaggcatccaggaggggGACACTAACCCAAAGGCCTCCGAGCAAGCGGAACAGGGCGTTCCCTCAGCCGGTGCCCGAACGGAGGGAGGCGGCAAGGCCGAGTCCCaggcgggggagggggcggtCGCAGAGCCCACCACGACCTCCGAGGACACCAAGACGTCTCCGGAAGCGGAAGGGGTCGCCAACGGTCCCGATGTAATTGTGGAGCTATAA